Below is a window of Demequina muriae DNA.
GATGCCCGCGTGGCGGAGATGGCGGCCTCGCTGGGGCGGGCCATCGCCGCCCGTCTGCGCGCCGCATCGGCCCGGCGAGCGTTCTTGGTGACGTTCACCACCGACGACGTGTCGCTCGCGTGTCCCGCTGTGGACGCGTTGCGCCCCGCGGTCGAGGCGGCGGTCGAGCGAGTCGATGTCTGGGCCTGCGACGGCGACCGGTACCTCAGCCCCGGATGCGCGGACCCGGTGTGCTGCCCGGTCGGAGGCCGCCCCGTTCCGTGGCGCACGCGCGGCGCTGTCGCCCCGGTGTCCGCGAGTGCTCTCGCGCATTCCTTGACGGAGGATGAGGACGATCGTGCGACGTCGTCACGTCGACGCAGCGCGGCGCGAGCCGCTGACCGCTGGTGGGGCAGGAGGGCGGACGGGCTGGACGTGTGGCGCTGCGACTCCTGGCAGCGGTGCGCTGAGTCGTTTCCACTGAACGCGACAGCGCCGGAGATCGGCCGCGCCATCGCGGGGCTGCAGGACGTCCGCGTGCGGGATGCGCTCATCGTGCAGTGGCTTGGCGGCTCTGATGATGCGATCGCGGACACTTTGTTCGGGCGCGAGTCTCCCGCTGTCGCCGGCGTGCTGGATGGGGCGATGCGCGATCCGGGCCGGGAACCACCCGACCCCGCGGCAGTGACGGCATCCGTCCGGTGGTGTCGGCGTCTGCTGGCTCATGCGCGGCGCCGCGAGCATGCCCCAGTGCTCGCGCTCGTGGCGGTGGTGCTGTGGTGGTCAGGGGACATGGCCGGCGCTCAGCACTCGGCTCTGGCGGCCCTGCGACGCGATCCGGACTACTCGCTCGCTCGGCTCGTGCATGATGTGACCGATGCGAGAGTCGCCCCCGCGTGGACCCATGCCCCCGGTCCGGGGTCGCGCGCGTGAGTGCGAGCGGCGGGAACGGATGCCTTGACATCGACGTTATACTTTAATGGATTTGCGCGAGGCGGAAGGAGCCTCCTAGCTCCCGATTCCCATCTGAGAGGTTTGCAGTGCCCACCACCTCAGCCGAACGCTTCGGCGGCTCGGT
It encodes the following:
- a CDS encoding DUF4192 family protein, yielding MQTRHLTGPGELIAAIPTLVGFTPRESVVAVGLDGAGEVVAALRVDRNDARVAEMAASLGRAIAARLRAASARRAFLVTFTTDDVSLACPAVDALRPAVEAAVERVDVWACDGDRYLSPGCADPVCCPVGGRPVPWRTRGAVAPVSASALAHSLTEDEDDRATSSRRRSAARAADRWWGRRADGLDVWRCDSWQRCAESFPLNATAPEIGRAIAGLQDVRVRDALIVQWLGGSDDAIADTLFGRESPAVAGVLDGAMRDPGREPPDPAAVTASVRWCRRLLAHARRREHAPVLALVAVVLWWSGDMAGAQHSALAALRRDPDYSLARLVHDVTDARVAPAWTHAPGPGSRA